From Pseudomonas alcaligenes, a single genomic window includes:
- a CDS encoding MGMT family protein — translation MAKVPAKRQKAAADHAPALEPTASPDSRREALYLVLAQIPAGKVISYGELAALAGLGRAARWVGRTLSQLPEGTRLPWHRVLGAGGRLSLPLGSVSGDEQRARLRAEGVMVSNNRVSMSRHGWRPMEPSG, via the coding sequence ATGGCGAAAGTACCGGCAAAGAGGCAGAAGGCTGCCGCAGACCATGCCCCAGCCCTGGAGCCGACGGCAAGCCCCGACAGCCGCCGGGAGGCGCTGTACCTGGTGCTGGCGCAGATCCCCGCGGGCAAGGTGATCAGCTACGGCGAACTGGCCGCGCTCGCCGGCCTGGGCCGCGCCGCGCGCTGGGTCGGCCGTACCCTCAGTCAGTTGCCCGAAGGCACCCGCCTGCCCTGGCATCGCGTGCTGGGCGCCGGCGGCCGCCTCAGCCTGCCGCTGGGCAGCGTATCAGGCGATGAACAACGGGCACGCCTGCGCGCCGAAGGGGTGATGGTCAGCAACAACCGGGTCAGCATGAGCCGTCACGGCTGGCGCCCGATGGAGCCTAGCGGTTAG
- a CDS encoding DUF481 domain-containing protein: MLLRSLLPVLLFAASMPVWGDTVWLNNGDRLSGEILLLDGGKLALKTKYAGRVLIDWKDIDTLSSDKPLMLRRDGLDSEHSERLQAAGKGSVRVVNGGTTTVPLAAISRLVPPRPLLQDRVWEGNLDAKLDLDRDQDSTDELKLKGDMRVEHGRWRHVLNGQMERETENDKETEDNWELEYDLDRFLTDHWFWRMGYEQEEDQFEDIQRQRIAGTGPGYRFWDNELGRFDLIGQVNRVQLDTQAGDLDFNSWSLEWDYKRLLWGTRFEFYSTAELQVPQIDAVDYVFDGEAGLRYRLNDWARLSLLYELNQVRGLGQTYDEQHYLLGFGVGW, from the coding sequence ATGTTGCTGCGCTCCCTGCTCCCTGTGCTGTTGTTCGCCGCCAGTATGCCGGTCTGGGGCGACACCGTCTGGCTGAACAATGGTGACCGCCTGAGCGGGGAGATTCTCCTCCTCGATGGCGGCAAGCTGGCGCTGAAGACCAAATATGCCGGGCGTGTGCTGATCGACTGGAAGGATATCGACACCCTGAGTTCGGACAAACCCCTGATGCTGCGCCGTGATGGCCTGGACAGCGAGCACAGCGAGCGCCTGCAGGCCGCCGGCAAGGGCTCGGTGCGGGTGGTCAACGGCGGCACCACGACTGTGCCGCTGGCCGCCATCAGCCGCCTGGTACCGCCGCGTCCACTGCTGCAGGATCGGGTGTGGGAGGGCAACCTGGATGCCAAGCTGGATCTGGATCGCGACCAGGACAGCACCGACGAGCTCAAGCTCAAGGGTGACATGCGCGTCGAGCATGGGCGCTGGCGTCATGTGCTCAACGGCCAGATGGAGCGGGAAACCGAGAACGACAAGGAGACCGAGGACAACTGGGAGCTGGAGTACGACCTCGACCGCTTCCTTACCGATCACTGGTTCTGGCGCATGGGTTACGAGCAGGAAGAAGACCAGTTCGAGGATATCCAGCGTCAGCGCATCGCCGGCACCGGCCCTGGCTATCGCTTCTGGGACAACGAACTGGGGCGCTTCGACCTGATCGGGCAGGTCAATCGTGTGCAACTGGATACCCAGGCCGGCGACCTCGATTTCAACAGCTGGTCACTGGAGTGGGATTACAAGCGCCTGCTGTGGGGCACCCGCTTCGAGTTCTACAGCACCGCCGAGCTGCAGGTGCCGCAGATCGACGCGGTCGACTACGTGTTCGATGGCGAGGCTGGCCTGCGTTATCGGCTCAACGACTGGGCGCGGCTGTCACTGCTGTACGAGCTGAACCAGGTGCGCGGTCTGGGGCAGACCTATGACGAGCAACACTACCTGCTCGGCTTCGGCGTCGGCTGGTAA
- a CDS encoding AmpG family muropeptide MFS transporter, which produces MPRKSWRAALATYAHPAALALLLLGFAAGLPYMLVFSTLSVWLREAGASLQAIGYASLIGLAYAFKWVWAPMLDQWRLPLLGKLGRRRSWLVLSQALVALGLIGMALCDPQQHLSWLIGVAVVVAFASATQDIAVDAYRLEIVDDNRQAALAAAYMAGYRVAALLATAGALYFAGWFGSASGEYQHGAWASTYLIFAMLMLPGLITTLWMREPAVPLKTQIAAARYNLYHQLASVLVLIVLLIAVPAMFTQLLRSDFLLTLQGELGLYDLIHDDRAFLRFLLYAILSALCLSGIGRRGLAPVLTPVNDFILRYRWQALLLLGLIATYRMSDTVMGVMANVFYIDMGFAKSQIASVSKLFGLIMTLLGAALGGLLIVRFGILPILLLGGAASAATNLLFATLSGLGPVSLPDYDHYTVTQLLLALDPHMLMLVLTITLDNLSSGLATAAFVAYLSSLTNLKFSATQYALLSSIMLLLPRLVGGSSGLMVEKLGYGQFFLATALLGIPTLILIVVQWSRERHAPEQPNGSTPPPGAEAQQK; this is translated from the coding sequence ATGCCTCGTAAATCCTGGCGCGCCGCCCTCGCCACCTATGCCCACCCGGCCGCTCTGGCCCTGCTGCTGCTCGGTTTTGCCGCCGGCCTGCCGTACATGCTGGTGTTCTCCACCCTGTCGGTGTGGCTGCGCGAAGCCGGCGCCTCGCTGCAGGCCATCGGCTACGCCAGCCTGATCGGCCTGGCCTACGCCTTCAAATGGGTCTGGGCACCGATGCTCGACCAGTGGCGCCTGCCGCTGCTTGGCAAGCTCGGCCGGCGCCGCTCCTGGCTGGTGCTGTCGCAGGCCCTGGTGGCCCTCGGCCTGATCGGCATGGCCCTGTGCGATCCGCAGCAGCATCTGTCCTGGCTGATCGGTGTGGCGGTGGTGGTGGCCTTCGCCTCGGCCACCCAGGACATCGCGGTGGACGCCTACCGCCTGGAGATCGTCGACGACAACCGCCAGGCCGCCCTCGCCGCCGCCTACATGGCCGGCTACCGGGTCGCCGCCCTGCTGGCCACCGCCGGTGCGCTGTATTTCGCCGGCTGGTTCGGTTCGGCCAGCGGCGAATACCAGCACGGCGCCTGGGCCAGCACCTACCTGATCTTCGCCATGCTGATGCTGCCGGGGCTGATCACCACCCTGTGGATGCGCGAGCCGGCGGTGCCGCTGAAGACCCAGATCGCCGCCGCGCGCTACAACCTCTACCACCAGCTGGCCTCGGTGCTGGTGCTGATCGTGCTGCTGATCGCGGTACCGGCGATGTTCACCCAGCTGCTGCGCAGCGACTTCCTGCTGACCCTGCAGGGCGAGCTGGGCCTGTATGACCTGATCCACGACGACCGCGCCTTCCTGCGCTTCCTGCTCTACGCCATCCTCTCCGCCCTGTGCCTGTCCGGCATCGGCCGCCGTGGCCTGGCGCCGGTGCTGACCCCGGTCAACGACTTCATCCTGCGCTACCGCTGGCAGGCCCTGCTGCTGCTCGGCCTGATCGCCACCTACCGCATGTCAGACACGGTGATGGGGGTGATGGCCAACGTCTTCTACATCGACATGGGCTTCGCCAAGAGCCAGATCGCCAGCGTCAGCAAGCTGTTCGGCCTGATCATGACCCTGCTCGGCGCGGCCCTCGGCGGCCTGCTGATCGTGCGTTTCGGCATCCTGCCGATCCTCCTGCTGGGCGGTGCCGCTTCGGCGGCGACCAACCTGCTGTTCGCCACCCTCTCCGGCCTCGGCCCGGTGAGCCTGCCCGACTATGACCACTACACGGTGACCCAGCTGCTGCTGGCCCTCGACCCGCACATGCTGATGCTGGTGCTGACCATCACCCTCGACAACCTCAGCTCGGGCCTGGCCACGGCGGCCTTTGTCGCCTATCTGTCGAGCCTGACCAACCTGAAGTTCTCCGCCACCCAATACGCCCTGCTCAGCTCGATCATGCTGCTGCTGCCGCGCCTGGTCGGCGGCTCGTCCGGGCTGATGGTGGAGAAACTCGGCTATGGCCAGTTCTTCCTCGCCACCGCCCTGCTCGGTATTCCCACCCTGATCCTGATCGTCGTGCAGTGGAGCCGCGAGCGCCACGCTCCCGAGCAACCCAACGGCTCGACGCCGCCACCCGGCGCCGAAGCCCAGCAGAAATGA
- a CDS encoding DUF481 domain-containing protein, with translation MTFSRTLLCLALGAAATPALADTVWLKNGDKLTGTIQLFDGGKLLLKTDYAGSVTLDMKKIATLESDQELLVKQDDFTGERAKSLRAADEGKVTLVNGEAPKVVELASISQMLPPKPLVQDLTWTGNVDFSADYKRAENQTNDYAIDVDTKARHGAWRHGVVVQYDQETKDDEKKTDRSELNYDLDRFITDKFFWQGQLKYTRDRIEDLEIQRTVGTGPGYQFWDDELGAFSVAGLYNRNDYSFVDGENESFDSASFEWDYKRYLIGKNFELFSKGEIGAPFTDAIEYEFDTEAGMRYKLSSWAALSLKAEWDKVSSDNGDTNERRYMLGFGVGW, from the coding sequence ATGACGTTCTCCCGTACCCTGCTTTGCCTGGCGCTAGGCGCCGCTGCAACCCCGGCCCTGGCCGACACCGTGTGGCTGAAAAATGGTGACAAGCTCACCGGCACCATCCAGCTGTTCGACGGCGGCAAGCTGCTGCTGAAGACCGACTACGCCGGCAGCGTGACCCTCGACATGAAGAAGATCGCCACCCTGGAAAGTGACCAGGAACTGCTGGTCAAGCAGGACGACTTCACCGGCGAGCGCGCCAAGTCGCTGCGCGCGGCCGACGAAGGCAAGGTCACCCTGGTCAACGGCGAAGCGCCCAAGGTGGTGGAGCTGGCCTCGATCAGCCAGATGCTGCCGCCCAAGCCGCTGGTGCAGGATCTGACCTGGACTGGCAACGTCGACTTCTCCGCCGACTACAAACGCGCCGAGAACCAGACCAACGACTACGCCATCGACGTCGACACCAAGGCCCGCCACGGTGCCTGGCGCCATGGCGTGGTGGTGCAGTACGACCAGGAAACCAAGGACGACGAGAAGAAGACCGATCGTAGCGAGCTGAACTACGACCTCGATCGCTTCATCACCGATAAATTCTTCTGGCAGGGCCAGCTCAAGTACACCCGCGACCGTATCGAGGATCTCGAGATCCAGCGCACTGTCGGTACCGGCCCCGGTTACCAGTTCTGGGACGACGAACTGGGCGCCTTCTCGGTGGCCGGTCTGTACAACCGCAACGACTACAGCTTCGTCGATGGCGAGAACGAGAGCTTCGACTCGGCGTCCTTCGAGTGGGACTACAAGCGCTACCTGATCGGCAAGAACTTCGAGCTGTTCAGCAAGGGCGAGATCGGCGCACCGTTCACCGATGCCATCGAGTACGAGTTCGATACCGAGGCTGGTATGCGCTACAAGCTCAGCAGCTGGGCGGCGCTGAGCCTGAAGGCCGAGTGGGACAAGGTGTCCAGCGACAACGGCGACACCAACGAACGCCGCTATATGCTCGGTTTCGGCGTCGGCTGGTAG
- a CDS encoding YajQ family cyclic di-GMP-binding protein: protein MPSFDVVSELDKHELTNAVDNAIKELERRFDLRGKCSFESKDKSITLTAEADFMLEQMLEILRMALIKRKIDAQCMEVKDAYASGKVVKQEVEFREGIDKELAKKIVAHIKDAKLKVQAAIQGEQVRVTGKKRDDLQEAIAALRSKEFGMPLQYNNFRD, encoded by the coding sequence ATGCCTTCGTTCGACGTGGTGTCCGAACTGGACAAGCACGAACTGACCAACGCCGTGGACAACGCCATCAAGGAGCTGGAGCGCCGCTTCGACCTGCGTGGCAAGTGCAGCTTCGAGAGCAAGGACAAGAGCATTACCTTGACCGCCGAAGCCGATTTCATGCTCGAGCAGATGCTGGAAATCCTGCGCATGGCCCTGATCAAGCGCAAGATCGATGCCCAGTGCATGGAGGTCAAGGACGCCTATGCCTCCGGCAAGGTGGTCAAGCAGGAAGTGGAATTCCGCGAGGGCATCGACAAGGAGCTGGCGAAGAAGATCGTCGCTCACATCAAGGATGCCAAGCTCAAGGTGCAGGCCGCCATCCAGGGCGAGCAGGTGCGCGTCACCGGCAAGAAGCGCGACGACCTGCAGGAGGCCATCGCGGCTCTGCGCAGCAAGGAATTCGGCATGCCGCTGCAGTACAACAACTTCCGCGACTGA